tatttacccttcataaggacccttttcatcgaatccaatttgactaaagtgggagagacagacacccgctagacaCCTTATGCAACAACTGCATGTTAGGCGGTGGAAccaatctcacgtaagcgtacatgtaaagtcgttccgggccgcttcatccgacAATACTGCCgaaaaaagattggactagtaacgacaagcaattgacaaaatcatcgcccacaaatttGGTGTTCTagtcgtgcatggaatctacacatagaacctggctcggatgccactattgggtaacgtagtagtaattcaaaaaaatcatgcGTCATACcatgatctatctaggagaaacaagCAAcgcgagaggttgtagagcatcttcatacctttgaagatcgctaagaggaagcattactggaacgcggttgatggagtcgtactcgcggcgattcagatcgcggaagattccgatctaagcaccgaacaatgacaccttcgcgttcgacacacgtgcagcccgatgacgtctccttcacattgctccagcaaggagagaggaggagttgagggagagctctggcaacacgacggcgtggtgacggtggagctgtgtggtactctggcagggcttcgccaagcgcaacggaggacgaggaggaggagaggtagggctgcaccgagggaggatGAAACTTGTGTGTCTAGCAGCCCCAAACCCTCACATATatacaaggggaggaggaggagggtgggccacccctagggtttccctaggtggtgcggcagcccaagaggaggaggaggcggcgccctagggtggcttgccactcaaggcagcccccacgcctagggttagccctcCCTTGCCCTCTTGTGCACCTTGGGCcaaggtgggtggcgcaccagcccacctaggggttggttcccatccacttctgGCCCACGTAGCTCTTCGgggctggtggacccccggaacccttccggtgatcccggtacaataccgacgatTCCTGAAACGtttccgacgatcaaatctccacttcctatatatgaatctttacctccggaccattctggagctcctcatgacgttcgggatctcattcgggactccgaataaccttcagtaaccacatactattcccattacaactctagcgtcatcaaaccttaagtgtgtagaccctacgggttcaggaaccatgcagacatgactgagacacctctccggtcaataaccaacagcggaatctggatacccatgttgcctcccacatgttccatgatgacctcatcagatgaaccacgatatcggggattcaatcaatcccgtatgcaattccctttgtctaccgctatggtacttgcccgagattcgatcctcggtatccatgtaccttgttcaatctcgttaccggcaagtctctttactcgttccgtaacacatcatcccgtgggtaactccttagtcacattgagctcattatgatgatgcattaccgagtgggcccagagatacctctccgtcacacggagtgacaaatcccaatctcgattcgtaccaactcaacagacactttcggagatacctgtagtgcacctttataatcacccaattacattgtgacgtttgatacacccaaagcactcatacggtatccgggagttgcacaatctaatggtctaaggaaatgatacttgacattagaaaactttagcagacgaacaatacgatctagtgctatgcttaggattggatattgtccatcacatcattctcctaatgatgtgatcccgttatcaatgacatccaatgtccatgaccaggaaaccatgaccatctattgatcaatgagctagccaactagaggctcactagggacacattgttgtctatgtattcacacatgtattacggttttcggttaatacaattatagcatgaataatagacaattatcatggactaggaaatataataataaccactttattactgcctctagagcatatttccaacaggtaatcCCACTATTTCTGATTTGGATCCCAAATCCACTAAGGAGAGGGCTAGTAGTGATATGAATAAGTTACCTTAAGGAAAGAGTGGGATGgatacctttgcctcggttcctcctcccgtggtctatggaggaccggtccacccGCCGCATATCATCAACCTTGGTCGTCGTCCTAAACTTgtaaagaatgattttgctaattggcTTTTccgtatcaagtctcatttgaatcatagctcaacacaactttggagaaccattgagcaagggtactacccacatgatccaagcaacctcacaccAAGGGAAGAGGCTGACAATCAACTCAATCACTCTGGTTTGTTCATTCTTCAGTCTGTTGTccccattgaagatcttgctcacttgCGTCCTTTCACTTGTAcaaaggattgttgggaacacattgtttccatgtacaagggaggCTCTAGGTATTCAATGGtcaaactttgaggtggttcttgatgaggccgatgaatttgtgatgcttgatgATGAGGACCCTCATGAGGTTTACCGAAGAGTGACAACTCTTATCattgctcttcaagatcatggaggCAAGGATACGGATGATAATTAGATCAAgcataagtttctcaaggccatcatgtcaTTCAACAAGGCCATGTCCTCGGTTAACCGTCAAATACCGTACTTTCACTCCTTGACctcaagcgatgtgttggatgaattcattgtcatGAACATTTTGAACAAGACCGTCGACAACGCTCTAGCTCGTGTCCAATGGTCAAGAAAAGCCTCACCCAACCtagctttgaaggccaaggctatttcggaggaagaataagaagaggagggttGTTCCAaagacaccaaatatgcttaccacgagcacatcACTCTTGCGTCAAgggaattttggggcaacaagatgaactcgaggcccaacttctccaagaacaattcAAGTGGGTGAGAGGGCAAGTAACGTGTGAGGACTTtctacaattgtggcaatgtgagtcactttttgGTGGATTGTCCGTATGAGAagaggaagacaatggtggcaagctcatccacaaagacaaagccaagtccttccccgacaagaACAACTTCTCTAAGAAGATGCCTCAAAAGGAGTTGGTGGCTCAATAAGAGTACTtccctgatgatgatgatgatgatgatgatgatgatgatgatgatgatgatgatgatgatgatgatgatgatgatgcaagtggtgaagtaatGGCGATGGCCATGGTGGCCATTGCTTCCTCCTCTCCAACCAAGGTATCACTCTTCGActcccccaacgagaaccgcattgtcaagtgccttatggctaaggcatccaacaaggtaacctccaacataaaaactaccatttccactaccccttGTTTTACGGATAGTGGAGATGAAAAGGAGGGCGTAAAAGTTTAGGAAAATTCATTTGATAAATTCCTGACAAAAATCAAGGGTGAGacaaagaagcattttgttgctctcttggaacaactaggtgaaGCTAGTGATCTTGTTAAGTCGCAAGAAGAGATCATCTCTAAATTAGAgggacatagtcatgactatgccgatgagatagcggatctttccattgctcttgagGAAGAGCGAGATCTTCGTTTGACtcctgaggagtcacacaacgatgaccttgctaaattacgAAAAGATCACGATCATtctcttgttcttactcgtgtgctatgatccgaaaaggttgcacttggggtgaCCATGATAGACTCGATGGAGAGTTtgtcacacttgacaaggctcacaaggccttgaagagtgctcatgcttctctaaaagagtctcatgttcaactccaagtaaaacctaCTAAGGAAATAGCCATGTGCCCTCCTTTCGTATTAATTGATAATGCcaatgctactaacccttgttgtgagcatgtgcatcttgtggaggagaatgccaagttgaaagagcaACTTGAAAAAGGCCTTGGGACGTGCATTCAAGGCGAGAAGAACTTcaatgaccttttgagcaatcaaaaggaagttgttgcAAAGGAAGGAATTGGGTTTGcgcccaagtccaagaagaacaagaaggtaaATACCAAGCAACCTCCGTCGCTCAACGAAACCTTTGTCAAAGccggggagggtactcatgagaagaaggacaagactgtgggtggtaatgccaagaagggcaaaaccactccGTCCAACAATGTCGgcaactttaacccctcttatgttttatgccgcGCTAGTGATGGACATAtttttgctaaatttgttggttcttcttATGAATACAtttaatggtctatttgggtttctaagacccttgttactaatgtGAAAGGATCCATTAaagatgggtacctaaatccaagcattaaactcttgtaggagtttgcttccggagtGTGATGCGTGCACTCATATGTTGGGAACgaaaggacaacaccatatcataacatacaactcatatcaatcacaAATAGATCACCAACGCCAAATGACAAAATAGACAATGAAGATGCAACAAATCATTGGATAAAAATTTATAGCATCAAACATCGTGTTCAAATAGGGTATTACATAGGGTTATGGACGTATGGACCATTTTAGAGAGGGTGGAGATGGCAGTGAAGTCATTGGAGACAATTCTGATGATGGCGGCTCCCACGATGGCACTCTCGCATTATCTGAAGAGAGGGGGTGTCAATGGTGATCGCCGAGACCATGTATTAAGGATAACCCCCCTTTTACTTGTTGGACCAAGGGTAAACCACTCCAATTTAATTTAAAAAAGATACACTTTGTTTACTTAGTTTGAGGCCACCTCGAGGTGCAATACGCTACTTCCTCCTCTTGTTCTTCGATCAACTAATATGAGTGTTTACCATAATACTACTCGTGGCAACTGTAGTGATCGGGATAGCACTGTTGTTCTTCTTTCTTGTTCTATCCTACCGATGAGTTCCTCTTGGCAACTAGTTCTAATCATAGGCTACTTCTCCTTCTAAGAGGATCAAGACAGACCTATGGGTGAAAAGGTACAATTACAACTTTTAGTTACTTATTAGCAATTTTAAGCAACTACGAAATATAAATATGAGCCTAACAATTGATGAGGTGAGTCAAGTTCCAACAATATGATGATAGCAATAATATGGCGAGCAAACAACACAATATGATAGCAAGTGCAAGGTCAAGTGACTAAAGTAAACTACAACTAGCAACTAGGGTTAGGGGTAACTAAAACTCCGGAGACGATGAAGTATCCTAATGTTCACCGTTTGAGGGGTGAGTGTTAGTGTGAAGACACACCAAAATCAGAAAGGCCCACCTTATTCTTCTTGAGATATCACCAGGAAGGctattctcaaccactagtgataAACCTTGAGGCAgcctccaaaccttcacaaatttTTCGGGCTAAACTACAGAAGCACTCCTAGcatctaggagtctccaaccttcaAGAATAACAAGACCAAAGGGGGAAAAAGCAAAGACTTGCTCAAATCACGATTCTCTTTGGTCAAAAGAGGGGGAGGAAGTGGATCTATCAGTTGGTGAAATCTCTCTCAAGAAAGCTCACAAATACTTCCTGGTTCAAAGAGTTGATGTAGGAGAAAGTGAGAGGGATCCTTGATATTCACTTTGTCTAGGAGAAGGTGACACTTGGTGTCGTTTAGGAGATGGTGATGCTTGGTGACGTTCGAGTATTACACATCCCATCATCTTCACAGTTTGCAGATATATTTCGATAAGGCTTACCTACAACTCTTTTTCAAGAATTTCGGTCCAGGTCCATTCTATTTCCTTGCACACCATTCTATTTCATCGTATCTGTCTCATTGTATTTGTATAAATAATCTCTGTAATCTTATGTTGATATAAATCCTGCGAGGAGGCTGAGCCATGGCAGGCATTGAGTAGCCTGGTCTGTTCTTTTACAGCGAGCAGTGCCCAGCCCAATATCTGATGTAAGAAACTCACaattatgttcctgttgaagagGAGTCACGAAACGATTCCAAAATCACTGGAACAAAAAAAACTATAAACTATAAATTTCTCAGATGAATTAAGTACATATGAAGTTATGAACTGTAAcaatacaagtacacaaagctttCAATCGTGACTTCCAAAGCTTTTCCAGATGAAtctttggtgtgtgtgtgtgtgtgtgtgtgtgtgtgtgtcctgcTCAACAAAACTATCGCTGCCATTTCATTGGTAAATGATATGGTGGCTGATCTCCAAAATTTCATACAGATGTACATATGGAATGGAGAACGAACTACACATAGGGCTTCGAGCAATACAGGTAAAGGGGTACGACCATGGCCTCCCCTGATGATCCGATGGTACATACATTCAGATAAATTTGGAGGCTTGCAATAGATCATGGGGCTTCAGAAGGCACTCCATGGTATGCAACAGATGAGTGGTCCGAAGTGGATGGAACAGCGTTGTACTGACCATATCCAGCATATACCCCCACAGCGATGAGACTAAGGATGACAAATCTGTACCAAGCTTCTTCATGTAGCTGCAAACAAAGTGCCATCACCAAACCATTAGCCATACGATGGCAGACAGTAAAGAGAGGCTCTGAAGGTACCGTGCGACCACAGGCCAAACTACTattccctctgtttctaaatataagtctttttagagattccactatggactacatacggatgtagttCGTAGTGGTATATTTTCGAGtgcagattcactcattttgctccgtatgtagtccgtagtggtatatctaaaaagacttatatttaggaacggagggagtacatttttgTGATGATATCATCAAATACGAATGCTGGTAAATATAGCTACAAGAAAAGCTCTGCCTACCTGAGCAAACAGAAACATATTGAAGAAAACAGAGACAATCGGAACCATAGGAACTCCAGGACAAGAAAAACGAGGCGGGTCCACAGGAACATAGACCTGGAAATGGTTGTCATACAATGTTAGAAGAACCACCCAGTTAATAGCGGGATCTGACATCCATGCATGTCAAATTTTGCTACTACATGACTTTATGTGGCAGCAAACTCCAAAGCATCAGACTCTGATTCATGTAATAGCTAACAAAGATGAAGTGATTGTGAAACCATGGACCCTTTGGTGTATCTGAGTTTTTTAGTGATGATATAATTATCTCTTATTTGGTACTACAAATTGATAGAAAATGCACTTACCTGTCGAAACAGCAGAGAAAAACTGCCAATGGTAGCTATCACAAAGGCTATGATGATGAAAGCAATAGAATAGCTAAACCGGTAGGATATTCCTGCTATAAAACCACAGAGAGCCACTATGACAAGACAAAAAACACCCTCCTGCCAGATTGAAATATTCGCAAAGGAGCGAGAATTAGTTGCTTTGTCGCTCCATCGAAGTGTGATCACACAAGCTGATACAACCGAGTAGCCTGTCTGCTCGGAAAAAAAGTAAGCGTTAAATGTCACTTATAAACAATCACATCTTGTGTGACAATTGCAAATAGTATTCTGAAGCCTCCTACCAGTGTGCCAACTGAGAGAATATGAGAGAGTGCATGCACATTAAAGAGGCCAGCTAAGATTGCTGCAACACAACCAACCCAGATCTGAGAGTGCAGAGGAGTATGCAGTGTTGGATGAACTTTGGAAAATATTGAAGGTAGTAGGCCGTCCCTTCCAAGCCCAAGATACAAACGTGACTgttatggatcaaaaggaggtgaTGTTGGTAAAGTGGAATAATATGATTCAGAAGAAACTATTGGTCCGTCGGTGATATAGATAATAATGTAGTCAGGTTACCTGAACATACAGACCAACAAGAAGTGTTGTAGTAAGACCAGCAACAGCTCCAATGCTGATCAAAACAGTTACAAATTTCAGCCCCTTTGCAGAAAAAGCCTCGGCCAAGGGAGCATCTTCACCAAGTAATGTATATGGCAACATTCCAGTAATTACCAAGCATACAGCAACATATAGGATGACACATGCCAGAAGGCTTCCTAGGATGCCAATAGGCAAGTCCCTCTGGATATATTGGTTTGCATGATAGTGAAAAGAAAAGTTAGAACATATTATGATGACAAAAGGGAAACAATAATTGAAAATTGGAGAACGTTTCCAAAATCTAAGAAACCAATGAATTATGATGACAAAGGGAGAACATATAATGAAAACGGGAGAGCATTTCCAAGTTCTGATAGGCAAATGAATTATTGACAAAAAATACTTAAGGTGATAGTATGGGAATAGTAGTGAAATTACCTGTGGTCTTTTAGCTTCCTCGGCAGAATTAGCAACTGCATCGAATCCAACATATGCAAAGAAGACTACTGTAGACCCGGTTACAACAGCTTTGAAACCATTTGGCATAAATGGTGACCAGTTTGATACATCCACCTCAAATACACCAGCAAATACAACGACTATGACGATGATTATCTGCATCCCCACATCAAATCCAACAGGGCAGACAAAACCATAGACATAGTTAATTGTCATTTGAGCAAATCATGAAAAGTTGCTCAGCGAAACTCGTATTGTGTTGCAAGTTATAAATCATGAAAATATCGCTTTGTGCAAGCACAAATCGCAATATCACAGAACATCACAAAAAATTTCTACAACAATATTTGACCTAGCCAATTTAACTTTCAAAGGTTACTTGTGGTTGAAGAAACAAATAATCTTAGTTTAGCAGCAGCCTTACTTTCAATGTAGTCATAAAAGTATTCACTGCTGACGATTCTTTGACACCACGGCAGAGGATCACGGTTAGGATGACAAGAAGGATTGGAGCCAATATGTTAACTGAAACAACACCACCAAAAAACTCTTCTCCATGCCCAATCCAACTTGGAACATTGCCTTTCACGGACGGAATCAGCTCCAAGAATTGGATAAAATAGCTCGCTAAGCTACGAGCAATGCTTGCTGCCCCAATATGGTAATCAAGCATCAACTGAGTGAAAACCAAGAAGGCCGTGAGTTCATTAAACGCTGCATATGTGTACAAGTATGCTCCACCGACCACAGCAGGAAAACGAGATGCCAGTTCAGCATAGCACAATGCATTGAGCACACACGCAGCTCCAGCGAGAGCAAAACTGATTGTAACACCTGTTTGAAGCAAACGTGTTATTTGAGCAGAAATAAACAAGGAAACAAACTTTAGAGAAGCAGCTGAAATATCAAAGTAAATAATGATAACAACCAAACGATACTGAGCAACAGCAACCTACTCGATGATAGAAAAACTAGGTATTCAGATTTATTATTGGAGAACATGGATCAGAATGTTTGAGCTCACAAAGCTCGTGAATTAAAGGGCTAATAAATTTGATGCCAATATTTGGCATGCCAATGGTTGGCAAGTCAAAAGAATTGGTTACCAATTGGTTGTTGGCAATTTCTAAAAAAGTTGTCAATTTTAGCAAGTTTTGGTTTTGCCAAACGTTGGCATCAAACCAATGTAGCCTCTATCTTACTAAGATCGTTGATGCTACTGTAAGCCAAACTAACAAGCAGCTGCCACTGTTGCAAAACTGCAGTCCGTTGACCTAGTAGTAGTGTGCAGTGTCTACTATTGATTCCAATGAGGAACAGATCAACAGAGGTGCAAGGGGCTAATAACCTGGGCCGGCGTCGCGGGCGACGGTCCCGGTGATGACGAAGATGCCGGCGCCGATGGACGCGCCGATCCCGAGGAGCACGAGCTCGAGGACGCCGAGCTGCCGCACGAGGCCCTCGCCGGAGGCGGCGGCAGAAGCGCGCGCGGAGATGGGCTTGCGGCGGAGCGCGGCGGCGCAGAGGCCGGAGAGGAAGGGGCggccggacgaggaggaggaagagggcctGTGGTGTGCGTCTTCTCCCTCCATGGCGTCTGCGGTGGTGGCGTGGAGCGACTGGCGTCGAGTACTGGGCCTTCGAGCAGTCGTCCGCGCCCAGACCGGGAGGAGTGACGTCGGCCCTTGCGTCATGGATAGGCGTGGCCCCGACTGCGCGGGGATTGGTCGGGAACTCGGGATCGAGTGAAGAAGAGAAGTACTCCCTCTGCCAATATATAATATATTAAACAAAATTATattattagaaaatagaacatctaaagttttgtAATGATATTTTTTTTATTACATATATTTTCATTAAGTTGATTAAATTGATAACCTAAATACATGTGTCAGACAGTAGCGTAGCCAGACCAGTGTGTCAGGGTGGTCCAATAATATAAATATTTATatacatttatttattttcaaagaaatatatttttaactACACTATATAGATGCTTTAGGGAAATTCCAGGGggtccatggaccaccctgtCCACCCCCTAGCTACGCCACTCGTGTCAAATTTATAAACTAAGACACATGGAGTACCCCAATCCGTAGAATTGATTTTAACCCGCCCAGCTGGTGCGTCTTGGATCTTATGCCCCTTTGTTGGCTTGGCGTCCTGTAAAATTTGAGCCTCGAGATCTGTGCTGGGGTTAAAATCTGGTGTTGGTGTGAT
This genomic stretch from Hordeum vulgare subsp. vulgare chromosome 6H, MorexV3_pseudomolecules_assembly, whole genome shotgun sequence harbors:
- the LOC123402408 gene encoding cationic amino acid transporter 9, chloroplastic, which encodes MTQGPTSLLPVWARTTARRPSTRRQSLHATTADAMEGEDAHHRPSSSSSSGRPFLSGLCAAALRRKPISARASAAASGEGLVRQLGVLELVLLGIGASIGAGIFVITGTVARDAGPGVTISFALAGAACVLNALCYAELASRFPAVVGGAYLYTYAAFNELTAFLVFTQLMLDYHIGAASIARSLASYFIQFLELIPSVKGNVPSWIGHGEEFFGGVVSVNILAPILLVILTVILCRGVKESSAVNTFMTTLKIIIVIVVVFAGVFEVDVSNWSPFMPNGFKAVVTGSTVVFFAYVGFDAVANSAEEAKRPQRDLPIGILGSLLACVILYVAVCLVITGMLPYTLLGEDAPLAEAFSAKGLKFVTVLISIGAVAGLTTTLLVGLYVQSRLYLGLGRDGLLPSIFSKVHPTLHTPLHSQIWVGCVAAILAGLFNVHALSHILSVGTLTGYSVVSACVITLRWSDKATNSRSFANISIWQEGVFCLVIVALCGFIAGISYRFSYSIAFIIIAFVIATIGSFSLLFRQVYVPVDPPRFSCPGVPMVPIVSVFFNMFLFAQLHEEAWYRFVILSLIAVGVYAGYGQYNAVPSTSDHSSVAYHGVPSEAP